From Thermoflavifilum aggregans, a single genomic window includes:
- a CDS encoding DUF3606 domain-containing protein translates to MERNTVSVTASRDGARIQLDDPLTAAYWLERYRMTREELQATIQVVGSALVAEVEKYICRHPNREFTTPVSSHFI, encoded by the coding sequence ATGGAAAGGAATACCGTATCTGTAACAGCTTCGCGCGACGGGGCGCGTATTCAGCTGGATGATCCGCTTACTGCGGCTTACTGGCTTGAACGATATCGTATGACCCGGGAAGAACTGCAGGCTACCATCCAGGTGGTTGGTTCGGCATTGGTGGCTGAAGTAGAGAAATACATCTGCCGGCATCCCAACCGGGAATTTACAACACCTGTTTCATCCCACTTCATTTAA
- a CDS encoding glycoside hydrolase family 28 protein produces MKYHLLLACLISISAVGYAQPEVHERTLADYVHTAPFPFTLWEKPDIPNRIFNIVQFGAKPDGQTLNNKFIQQAIDTCAAAGGGVVVIPPGLWLTGPIELRSHIELHLDRGAMLLFTPDHSQYPIIQPPRSSSFVVASPISGYDLEDVAITGEGIIDGSGDSWRPVKKEKLTAAQWKALLQKGGVLVDNGKIWWPSAEARDGEQYLKKLKQSGKKLTAADFLPARDYMRPYMVWLVRCKNVWIEGVTLKNSPKFALYPNYCEQVMIKDVKVNNEWWAQNGDGIDISGGKNIIIYRCTVNAGDDGICMKSSPSRYADSSAALQQVLIADCIVYHGHGGFVIGSNTDGGIRNVYVTNCNFIDTDTGIRIKSRRGSGGWVRDIYIDRIYMHNIANEAVLFDTYYEQSSASDTAAQPVTPETPHFTDFHLSDIQVSGAASAIVIRGLSEMPVERIFFTDMHMQTDRGMQLDYAKDIAFRNVEIKPATMPLVKLWNANEIDLTGLTFSSQTSAQLIISGPASKRIRIPARLPEGAVVLDHLESKQVLIRE; encoded by the coding sequence ATGAAATATCATCTCCTGCTGGCCTGCCTGATAAGTATTTCTGCTGTAGGATATGCACAGCCAGAAGTGCATGAGCGCACACTTGCAGATTATGTACACACAGCCCCGTTTCCCTTTACACTGTGGGAAAAACCGGATATACCTAATCGGATTTTCAATATCGTGCAGTTTGGTGCGAAACCTGACGGGCAGACGTTGAATAATAAATTCATCCAGCAGGCTATTGATACCTGTGCGGCAGCTGGTGGAGGTGTGGTTGTGATTCCGCCCGGATTATGGCTTACAGGCCCTATAGAGCTGCGCAGCCATATAGAGCTTCATCTGGACAGGGGTGCTATGCTGTTGTTTACTCCGGATCATAGCCAGTATCCTATCATTCAGCCTCCCCGTTCATCCTCTTTTGTCGTGGCTTCGCCCATTTCCGGATATGATCTGGAAGATGTAGCCATTACCGGTGAGGGAATCATAGATGGTTCGGGTGATAGCTGGCGACCGGTGAAAAAAGAAAAGCTTACAGCTGCACAATGGAAAGCTCTCCTGCAAAAAGGGGGTGTACTTGTTGATAATGGAAAAATCTGGTGGCCCAGCGCTGAAGCGCGTGATGGTGAACAATATCTGAAAAAGTTGAAGCAATCCGGAAAAAAGCTTACTGCTGCCGATTTTTTGCCGGCACGTGATTACATGCGGCCTTATATGGTATGGCTGGTGCGTTGTAAAAATGTATGGATTGAGGGCGTAACGCTGAAAAATTCACCCAAGTTTGCACTCTATCCTAATTATTGTGAGCAGGTGATGATCAAAGATGTGAAGGTAAACAACGAATGGTGGGCGCAGAATGGTGATGGCATTGATATCAGCGGAGGGAAAAATATCATCATTTATCGCTGTACTGTTAATGCAGGTGATGATGGTATCTGCATGAAATCAAGTCCCAGCAGGTATGCCGATTCATCAGCAGCTTTGCAGCAAGTGCTGATTGCTGATTGTATCGTATATCATGGCCACGGCGGATTTGTGATTGGCAGCAATACAGATGGTGGTATCCGGAATGTATATGTAACCAATTGCAATTTCATTGATACGGATACCGGTATTCGCATCAAAAGCCGCAGGGGAAGCGGAGGATGGGTGCGTGATATTTACATAGATCGCATTTACATGCACAATATTGCAAATGAAGCTGTATTGTTTGATACCTATTATGAGCAATCATCTGCGTCTGATACGGCTGCCCAACCTGTTACACCCGAAACGCCTCATTTCACCGATTTTCATCTGAGTGATATCCAGGTAAGTGGTGCTGCATCAGCCATAGTGATACGGGGTTTGTCTGAAATGCCGGTTGAACGTATATTTTTTACAGACATGCACATGCAAACCGATCGGGGTATGCAGTTGGACTATGCAAAGGATATAGCCTTCAGAAATGTGGAAATCAAACCTGCGACCATGCCATTGGTAAAACTGTGGAATGCCAATGAAATTGATCTGACAGGCCTTACATTTTCATCACAGACATCTGCACAGCTGATCATTTCCGGCCCTGCAAGCAAGCGTATCCGCATACCTGCCCGCCTGCCCGAGGGGGCTGTGGTACTCGATCATCTCGAATCCAAACAAGTATTGATTCGCGAATAG
- a CDS encoding M1 family metallopeptidase has protein sequence MKSCLSSGLLVIIILMTCQWTFAQDTLPTPRNIVAAYEKGTRSRDGQPGPHYWQNHARYDIDVHFTPDTRLIWGKETIVYVNNSPDTLSYFWFKLYPNFYQRGAARNTPVLPQDLTDGVQIGAYAINGVAQNPGRLNIRGTNMIMPATQPLLPHDSVHIDIQFSYVLNKTSHQRTGEIEEGAYFIAYFFPRIAVYDDIDGWNTFPYNGLQEFYNDFCDFDVSIHVPDGYVVWATGNLVNAQEVLQPQIAARLQKAETTDDIRFVIDTNDILQRRVTMHQPENVWHYSARNVTDFVFATSNHYVWQSTSLLVDSATGRRTRVDAVYDPRHQDYAEVIHFARKTVEGISYYFPRWPYPYPHETVVDGLDQMEYPMMVNDNPLSNRASTIELTDHEIFHTLFPFYMGTNETKYAWMDEGWATLGEWLLTPYIDSTVHDPYGMQAYDHFAGTETDLPIITPSTQEEGTDYYLNSYPKPAMGYLYVRDMLGDEGFRRALHHYMQTWHGKHPMPYDFFYAMNAGAGRNLNWFWKKWFFDSGFPDLAIERVTHQGLRYQVTIRSLGNKPVPIDLHIYLQNGDSLQMHRDVSCWEKGNAIVNLSFRTTSPVKRMELGSLYDADVNRSNNSWQP, from the coding sequence ATGAAATCATGCTTATCTTCAGGCCTGCTTGTGATAATCATCCTGATGACATGCCAATGGACATTTGCACAGGATACGTTGCCCACACCCCGCAACATTGTAGCAGCTTATGAGAAGGGAACACGCAGCCGGGACGGCCAGCCCGGGCCACATTACTGGCAGAATCACGCCCGTTATGATATAGATGTACATTTTACTCCGGATACACGGCTTATCTGGGGAAAAGAAACCATCGTGTATGTCAACAACAGTCCGGATACTTTATCTTATTTCTGGTTTAAGCTTTATCCCAATTTTTATCAACGCGGTGCAGCGCGCAATACACCCGTGCTTCCGCAGGATTTAACGGATGGTGTACAAATCGGGGCTTATGCCATCAATGGTGTTGCCCAAAACCCGGGCAGGCTCAATATCAGGGGAACCAATATGATTATGCCGGCTACACAACCTTTGTTACCACACGATTCGGTACACATTGACATACAATTCAGTTATGTGTTAAACAAAACATCGCATCAGCGTACTGGTGAAATTGAAGAAGGCGCTTATTTCATTGCTTATTTCTTTCCCCGCATAGCGGTGTATGACGACATTGATGGATGGAATACCTTTCCTTACAATGGCCTGCAGGAATTTTACAATGATTTCTGTGATTTTGATGTATCGATTCATGTGCCTGATGGATATGTGGTATGGGCTACAGGAAATCTGGTAAATGCACAGGAAGTTTTGCAACCGCAAATCGCAGCACGTCTGCAAAAAGCTGAAACTACGGATGATATCCGCTTTGTTATTGATACCAATGATATTTTGCAGCGACGTGTAACGATGCATCAGCCTGAAAATGTATGGCATTATTCAGCCCGGAACGTAACTGATTTTGTATTTGCTACCAGCAATCATTACGTCTGGCAATCCACCAGTCTCCTTGTGGATTCGGCCACAGGCCGGCGTACACGTGTAGATGCAGTATATGATCCTAGGCATCAGGATTATGCGGAAGTCATTCATTTTGCACGAAAAACCGTGGAAGGCATCAGCTATTATTTCCCGCGCTGGCCTTATCCCTATCCGCATGAAACAGTAGTGGACGGGCTGGATCAGATGGAATATCCCATGATGGTGAATGATAATCCGCTAAGCAATCGTGCATCAACCATCGAACTAACGGACCATGAAATTTTTCATACCCTTTTCCCGTTTTACATGGGTACCAATGAAACCAAATATGCGTGGATGGATGAAGGCTGGGCTACTTTGGGTGAATGGCTTTTAACGCCTTACATTGACAGTACCGTACACGATCCTTACGGCATGCAGGCCTATGATCATTTTGCAGGCACGGAAACGGATCTGCCGATTATCACACCCAGTACTCAAGAAGAAGGAACCGATTATTATTTAAATTCCTATCCCAAACCCGCTATGGGTTATTTGTATGTGCGCGATATGCTGGGCGATGAAGGGTTCCGGCGTGCGCTTCATCATTATATGCAAACCTGGCATGGGAAACATCCGATGCCGTATGACTTTTTCTATGCCATGAATGCAGGTGCAGGTAGAAATCTGAACTGGTTCTGGAAAAAATGGTTTTTCGATTCAGGATTCCCCGATCTGGCCATTGAACGGGTTACGCATCAAGGCCTTCGATATCAGGTTACCATTCGATCATTAGGCAACAAGCCTGTTCCCATTGATCTGCATATATATTTGCAGAATGGCGATAGCTTGCAAATGCATCGCGATGTTTCCTGCTGGGAAAAAGGCAATGCCATAGTCAACCTTTCATTCCGGACAACCTCACCCGTGAAACGCATGGAACTGGGCTCGCTGTATGATGCTGATGTGAATCGCAGCAACAACAGCTGGCAACCCTGA
- the lepA gene encoding translation elongation factor 4, translating to MSRIEHIRNFCIIAHIDHGKSTLADRLLEYTHTISEREMQEQVLDDMELEREKGITIKSHAIQMEYEFEGKAYTLNLIDTPGHVDFSYEVSRALAACEGALLLVDATQGIQAQTISNLYLALDHDLEIIPVINKIDMEGAMIDEVKEQIIDLIGCKEEDILLASARTGAGVEEILKAIVQRIPPPEGDPDAPLQALIFDSMYNSFRGVVAYYRVFNGTLRKGDKVKFVNTGREYDADEVGILRLRLEPRDQITAGNVGYIITGIKSASEVRVGDTITLVSNPCQEAIKGFEEVKPMVFAGIFPVNTEDYEELRECMEKLKLNDAALTFEPETSQALGFGFRCGFLGMLHMEIVQERLEREFHQSVITTVPNVSFIAYTTKGEKIIVNNPSEMPDPSRLSRVEEPFIRAQIITKPEYIGNIMTLCLGKRGTLINQHYLTPTRVELIFEMPLTEIVFDFYDKLKSQTRGYASFDYHPIGYRESDIVKMDILLNGDKVDALSALIHRSRAQELGRKLCEKLKELLPRQQFQIAIQAAIGSKIIARENISALRKDVTAKCYGGDVSRKRKLLEKQKEGKKRMRQIGSVEVPQEAFLAVLKINE from the coding sequence ATGTCCCGAATCGAACATATCCGCAATTTCTGCATCATAGCCCATATTGACCACGGCAAAAGCACCCTGGCCGATCGGCTGCTGGAATACACCCATACCATTTCCGAACGGGAAATGCAGGAACAGGTGCTCGACGACATGGAGCTGGAGCGGGAAAAAGGTATTACCATCAAGAGCCATGCGATTCAGATGGAATATGAGTTTGAAGGAAAGGCCTATACCTTGAATCTGATTGATACACCCGGACATGTGGACTTTTCTTATGAAGTATCGCGTGCGCTGGCTGCCTGCGAAGGGGCTTTGCTTCTGGTGGATGCTACCCAAGGTATTCAGGCGCAAACCATCTCCAACCTGTATCTGGCATTGGATCATGACCTGGAAATCATTCCCGTGATCAATAAGATTGATATGGAAGGAGCGATGATTGATGAGGTAAAAGAACAAATCATAGATCTGATTGGTTGCAAGGAAGAAGATATCCTGCTGGCATCCGCGCGTACAGGAGCCGGCGTGGAAGAGATTCTGAAAGCTATTGTGCAGCGTATCCCGCCGCCTGAAGGTGATCCGGATGCACCTTTGCAGGCACTTATTTTCGACAGCATGTACAATTCGTTCCGCGGTGTAGTGGCCTACTACCGGGTATTTAACGGTACCCTGCGAAAGGGAGATAAGGTAAAATTTGTGAATACCGGGCGGGAATACGATGCCGATGAAGTGGGCATCCTTCGCCTGCGGCTGGAGCCACGCGATCAGATCACGGCTGGTAATGTGGGATACATTATCACAGGCATCAAATCGGCCAGCGAAGTGCGTGTAGGCGATACCATCACATTGGTCAGCAATCCCTGTCAGGAAGCTATCAAAGGTTTTGAAGAAGTAAAACCCATGGTATTTGCCGGTATTTTCCCGGTTAATACGGAAGATTACGAGGAACTGCGCGAATGCATGGAAAAACTCAAACTCAATGATGCAGCACTAACCTTTGAACCGGAAACATCTCAGGCACTGGGATTTGGCTTTCGCTGCGGATTTCTGGGTATGCTGCACATGGAAATCGTGCAGGAACGATTGGAACGGGAATTTCACCAGAGCGTAATCACCACGGTTCCCAACGTAAGCTTCATTGCCTATACCACCAAAGGCGAAAAAATCATCGTCAACAATCCGTCTGAAATGCCCGATCCCAGCCGGTTAAGCCGGGTTGAAGAACCCTTTATCCGTGCACAAATCATCACCAAACCGGAATATATCGGCAATATCATGACGCTATGCCTGGGTAAACGAGGCACTTTAATCAATCAGCATTATCTGACACCTACCCGTGTAGAACTTATTTTTGAAATGCCACTCACTGAAATTGTATTTGATTTTTACGATAAACTCAAAAGCCAGACCCGTGGCTATGCTTCATTTGATTACCATCCGATCGGCTATCGCGAAAGCGATATTGTAAAAATGGATATTCTGCTCAATGGTGATAAAGTAGATGCGCTCAGTGCCTTAATCCATCGCAGTCGGGCACAGGAACTGGGTCGCAAATTGTGTGAAAAGCTAAAAGAACTATTGCCTCGTCAGCAATTTCAGATTGCTATTCAGGCTGCCATTGGATCGAAAATCATAGCCCGGGAAAATATCAGCGCCCTGCGAAAAGATGTAACCGCCAAATGTTATGGTGGCGACGTATCACGCAAGCGCAAGCTGCTGGAAAAACAAAAGGAAGGAAAGAAACGCATGCGCCAGATCGGTAGCGTGGAAGTACCCCAGGAAGCATTTCTGGCTGTGTTGAAAATAAATGAGTAA
- a CDS encoding RNA polymerase sigma factor, with the protein MNRFTHATDQELLQAIQQANQEAFEVLYYRYYAWLCKIAYKRIPSHELVEELVQDVWVNVWQKANRLDSHGNIQAYLYATLRNKILYILRSERNRKYFQNKIRELSTGMNQPSVDESLSEKAMVAFLQEAIASLSPQCREAFLLSREEQLSYREIAQRMQISVSTVEKHIGKALQVIRFKLAQWNRMLLVGGILVATVVKYILFDTCWD; encoded by the coding sequence ATGAATAGATTTACGCATGCTACTGACCAGGAATTGCTTCAAGCTATTCAGCAAGCAAATCAGGAAGCTTTTGAGGTGCTATATTACAGATATTATGCCTGGCTTTGTAAAATTGCTTATAAGCGCATACCTTCTCACGAACTGGTAGAAGAGCTTGTTCAGGATGTGTGGGTGAATGTATGGCAAAAGGCTAATCGGCTGGATAGTCATGGGAACATACAGGCTTATCTTTATGCGACACTCCGAAATAAAATTTTATATATTTTACGTTCTGAAAGGAATCGGAAATATTTTCAAAATAAAATTAGGGAATTATCGACAGGCATGAATCAACCATCAGTTGATGAAAGCTTATCAGAAAAAGCAATGGTTGCATTTCTGCAAGAAGCCATAGCTTCTCTTTCTCCCCAATGCCGTGAGGCTTTTCTATTAAGTAGAGAAGAACAATTATCTTATAGAGAAATTGCACAACGGATGCAGATTTCTGTTTCTACAGTAGAAAAGCATATAGGAAAAGCCTTGCAAGTGATTCGTTTTAAATTAGCACAATGGAACAGGATGTTGCTGGTTGGAGGCATTCTTGTGGCTACGGTTGTGAAATATATTCTTTTTGATACATGCTGGGATTAG
- a CDS encoding FecR family protein, translated as MDKARKINRLIRRYLQGKATSEEQKELESWYASWGSDMLRFLDDDPKKIQDSAKRNLEKIRERLRKDRDLRPGKNNSRNKFIILKGQGWKIAAAAVLLGFFILLYAPLHKKPIPVKIAKSRIKDFQPAGNKAILMLANGKQIILDSGYKGILANQGNTKVLQLGNGQLAYQPNNSTQNLIKPLYNEVITPRGGVYQVILPDGSKAYLNTASSIRFPTSFIGNERLVEITGEVYFEITKNKKKPFKVRVGKLMIQVFGTHFDVMAYQDAHTIRTTLLEGSVQVIADGKSELIKPGQAVEYENNELRILREPNIEKIMAWKNQLFWFDQDDIYTVARELSRWYDINIYIKGNITDLFTGSIPRNLPFSKVFEILQKTGSLHYHFEGENTVIITP; from the coding sequence ATGGATAAAGCAAGGAAAATCAATCGGCTCATTAGACGCTATCTTCAAGGAAAAGCTACCAGCGAAGAACAAAAAGAGTTAGAATCATGGTATGCGTCGTGGGGGAGTGATATGCTTCGATTTCTTGATGATGATCCGAAAAAAATTCAGGACTCGGCCAAAAGAAATTTGGAAAAAATCAGGGAAAGACTCAGAAAAGATCGGGATCTCAGGCCAGGTAAAAATAATAGTAGAAATAAATTTATCATTCTCAAGGGTCAAGGATGGAAAATTGCTGCTGCAGCTGTTTTACTAGGCTTTTTTATATTACTTTATGCTCCATTACATAAAAAGCCAATACCAGTAAAAATCGCCAAATCGAGGATAAAAGATTTTCAACCAGCTGGTAACAAGGCGATCTTGATGCTGGCCAATGGTAAACAAATTATTTTAGATAGTGGGTACAAAGGTATACTCGCAAATCAGGGAAACACCAAAGTTTTACAACTCGGCAATGGACAATTGGCTTATCAGCCAAATAATTCAACTCAAAATCTCATAAAGCCTCTTTACAATGAGGTGATTACACCCCGGGGTGGTGTTTATCAAGTTATCTTGCCTGATGGGAGTAAGGCTTACCTGAATACAGCATCTTCTATTCGTTTTCCAACTTCTTTTATTGGAAATGAGAGACTAGTCGAAATAACTGGTGAAGTATATTTTGAAATAACAAAAAATAAGAAAAAGCCTTTCAAAGTAAGGGTAGGTAAGCTTATGATTCAGGTTTTCGGGACACATTTTGATGTAATGGCCTATCAAGATGCCCATACTATTCGTACTACACTATTAGAAGGAAGTGTGCAAGTAATTGCTGATGGAAAATCTGAATTAATAAAACCTGGGCAAGCTGTTGAATATGAAAATAATGAATTGAGAATACTTAGGGAGCCTAATATTGAAAAGATCATGGCTTGGAAAAATCAACTTTTTTGGTTTGACCAGGACGATATCTATACAGTTGCCAGGGAACTATCAAGATGGTATGATATAAACATCTATATCAAAGGAAATATTACTGATTTGTTCACTGGATCCATACCTCGGAACCTTCCTTTCTCTAAAGTTTTTGAGATCCTACAGAAAACCGGAAGCCTTCATTATCATTTTGAAGGTGAAAATACTGTAATTATTACACCTTAA
- a CDS encoding TonB-dependent receptor, with amino-acid sequence MKFLTLMLMVASIQVTAAGYAQRITIIGEHLTLEKVFKEIRRQTGYNFIYTSKTIKQAYPVNIHLENATIQEVLDSCFANQPLSYTIENNIIIIKPAESNIKKQLSINKVISGRIVDSTTNTPLSGVTVRVKGTNNGTTTDANGDFKLEVPDNAILLISFIGYETKEIKISNQLSLFIRLVPTSIGLNQLVVVGYGTQRKEDLTGALDVIDGNELIKRQVASTSNILIGMAPGVSVTQQSGKPGGDGASIRIRGVGSIYSSTSPLILVDNVPMSLDAIDPNDIESITILKDAASTAIFGSRAANGVILITTKRGSGQGVKLSYNGFLSKQKPTNLPKKVDAVTHMEMMNVAHQNTTGNPNSYVFDPALIQDYKTHPADNFRYFNTDWEKAILTNTGLMQNHNINITLGSEKVKLFAAGTYLNQQGLTANTYFKKYDFRTNMDISLNSKLTLHGDLIYNHSTRHYPGQATPEFIIRQMLGMPAIGAGKFAEGKYGDAGQSNKRNPIGQAEHGGFNDAELPSVVLKAAFTYKPLKGLELYGFFANNNYSSHAKNFLQNYAVYKPDYVTNTLIFDSYYPGQNSISESYSEGRDNLYTLQGTYHYTIKQHDFKLLGGFQAEDVTYQSFSASRSNLPSDQPYLSVGTANFNNSSSVSENALASFYGRLNYAFADKYLLEVNGRYDGSSRFSQAAHKQWGFFPSASAGWIVSKENFFRKWLKYIEFIKIRGSYGILGNQSIGSDYPFVAQLSSSNSLGYYFNNSFNSGVAQLVSANPEITWEQSKQLDVGIDMQILKAISMTFDYYKRNISHMLLIRPIPSFVGLGAPYVNAGSMQNIGWEFSIQYRYNSENVSFDLSGNLSNVNNKVIDLGGQDISEGLLFSTPGKPLRSYYGYIAEGLFQTPDEVTNWAFQDAKTSPGDIKYKDVSGPNGKPDGKIDGYDRVILGDNYPHYEYGINVDASWKGFDINIFIQGVAKRLNYISGTGAWAFYSSDFIATAYEWQRDYWTPNNPHAKYPRLTENLDINWKNSSYWLYNGAYMRLKNISIGYSIPKKLLYPMGIDQIRLYVSGLNLFTISHYAPGFDPEINNVNGEFYPIMKTYTVGANIRF; translated from the coding sequence ATGAAATTCCTTACCCTGATGCTAATGGTCGCTTCTATACAGGTTACTGCTGCTGGTTATGCACAGCGGATTACAATTATAGGAGAACATCTTACACTTGAAAAAGTATTCAAGGAAATTCGAAGGCAAACAGGATATAATTTTATTTATACCAGCAAAACTATTAAGCAAGCATATCCAGTAAACATCCATCTGGAAAATGCAACAATTCAGGAAGTTTTGGATTCCTGTTTTGCCAACCAACCGCTCTCATATACAATTGAAAATAATATTATCATAATAAAACCTGCCGAATCCAATATTAAGAAACAGCTTTCAATAAATAAAGTCATATCAGGGCGGATTGTTGATTCTACAACTAATACTCCCTTATCAGGTGTAACAGTTCGTGTGAAAGGCACTAACAATGGAACAACAACTGATGCCAATGGTGATTTTAAACTTGAAGTACCAGATAATGCTATCTTGTTAATCAGTTTCATTGGATATGAAACTAAAGAGATAAAAATTAGCAATCAGCTATCGCTTTTTATCCGTTTAGTTCCAACTAGTATAGGGCTAAATCAATTAGTTGTGGTAGGATATGGTACACAAAGGAAAGAAGATTTGACGGGAGCTCTGGATGTGATTGACGGAAATGAACTTATAAAGCGACAGGTGGCGTCAACAAGTAATATTCTGATCGGCATGGCACCAGGAGTATCTGTTACCCAGCAATCAGGCAAACCAGGAGGTGATGGAGCAAGTATCCGTATCAGAGGTGTAGGCTCGATATATTCCTCTACATCACCCTTAATCCTGGTTGATAACGTCCCGATGAGCTTAGATGCAATTGACCCGAATGATATTGAAAGTATTACCATTCTTAAAGATGCAGCTTCAACAGCTATATTTGGATCAAGAGCTGCAAATGGGGTAATTTTGATTACAACCAAAAGAGGATCTGGTCAAGGTGTTAAGCTAAGCTACAATGGATTCTTGTCTAAGCAAAAGCCAACTAACCTGCCTAAAAAGGTTGACGCCGTAACACACATGGAGATGATGAATGTAGCACATCAGAACACTACAGGTAACCCCAATAGTTACGTGTTTGATCCGGCACTTATTCAGGATTATAAAACTCATCCTGCAGATAATTTCAGGTATTTTAATACCGATTGGGAGAAAGCTATATTAACAAATACGGGATTAATGCAAAACCATAATATCAACATAACTCTTGGAAGTGAAAAAGTGAAATTATTTGCCGCTGGCACTTATTTGAACCAACAAGGCTTAACTGCCAATACCTATTTTAAAAAATATGATTTCAGAACCAATATGGATATCAGCTTAAATAGCAAACTTACTCTGCATGGGGATCTCATTTATAATCATTCAACAAGACACTATCCTGGTCAGGCAACGCCGGAATTTATAATCAGGCAAATGTTAGGTATGCCAGCAATTGGTGCAGGGAAATTTGCGGAGGGTAAATACGGAGATGCAGGACAAAGCAATAAAAGAAACCCAATTGGGCAAGCTGAGCATGGAGGTTTTAATGATGCAGAACTTCCTTCTGTTGTCCTTAAAGCAGCATTTACCTATAAGCCACTCAAAGGACTTGAGTTATATGGTTTTTTTGCTAATAACAATTATTCATCGCATGCAAAAAACTTCCTTCAGAATTATGCAGTATACAAACCAGATTATGTAACCAATACACTAATATTTGACAGCTACTATCCAGGGCAAAACTCTATTTCCGAGTCATATAGCGAAGGAAGAGATAATCTATACACTCTTCAAGGAACCTATCATTATACAATTAAACAACATGATTTTAAATTACTGGGGGGATTCCAGGCGGAAGACGTAACTTATCAGTCATTTAGTGCATCAAGATCAAATCTTCCTTCAGATCAGCCCTACCTAAGTGTTGGAACTGCTAATTTCAACAACAGCAGTAGCGTATCAGAAAATGCTCTTGCATCATTTTACGGCCGATTAAACTATGCTTTTGCTGATAAATATCTGTTGGAAGTAAATGGAAGATATGATGGATCATCACGTTTTTCACAAGCTGCACATAAGCAATGGGGATTCTTCCCATCAGCCTCAGCAGGTTGGATAGTTTCAAAAGAAAATTTTTTCAGAAAATGGTTAAAATACATTGAATTTATAAAGATAAGAGGCTCCTATGGAATATTAGGTAATCAAAGTATAGGGAGTGATTATCCTTTTGTAGCACAGCTAAGTAGTAGCAATTCCCTAGGTTATTACTTTAACAATAGCTTTAATTCCGGCGTGGCACAGTTGGTGTCTGCTAATCCAGAAATCACATGGGAACAATCTAAGCAATTGGATGTTGGAATAGATATGCAAATCTTGAAAGCAATTTCGATGACTTTTGATTATTATAAGCGAAATATTTCTCATATGTTACTTATAAGGCCAATACCAAGTTTTGTTGGACTCGGCGCACCTTATGTGAATGCAGGATCAATGCAAAATATTGGATGGGAATTCTCTATCCAGTACAGGTATAATTCGGAAAATGTAAGTTTTGATCTCTCTGGTAATCTTTCAAATGTGAATAATAAGGTCATTGACTTAGGAGGCCAAGATATATCGGAGGGGTTGCTATTTTCTACACCTGGCAAGCCATTAAGGTCCTATTATGGATATATAGCAGAAGGACTTTTTCAAACTCCAGATGAAGTTACTAACTGGGCATTTCAAGATGCAAAAACAAGTCCGGGTGATATTAAGTATAAAGATGTATCTGGTCCTAATGGGAAGCCTGATGGCAAGATTGATGGATATGATAGGGTTATCTTAGGGGATAATTATCCACATTATGAATATGGGATAAATGTTGATGCCTCCTGGAAGGGGTTTGATATCAATATTTTTATCCAAGGGGTGGCAAAAAGACTAAACTATATTAGTGGTACTGGTGCATGGGCTTTTTATTCATCTGATTTCATTGCCACAGCTTACGAATGGCAGAGGGATTACTGGACACCAAATAATCCTCATGCCAAATATCCAAGGCTTACAGAAAATCTCGATATAAATTGGAAAAATTCAAGTTACTGGTTATATAACGGAGCATATATGAGATTAAAGAATATCAGTATAGGATATTCTATTCCGAAAAAATTATTATATCCTATGGGTATTGACCAAATTCGCTTGTATGTAAGCGGATTAAATCTCTTCACAATTTCTCATTATGCTCCCGGATTTGACCCAGAAATTAATAATGTTAATGGAGAGTTTTATCCAATCATGAAAACTTATACCGTAGGAGCTAATATTCGTTTCTAA